The Phoenix dactylifera cultivar Barhee BC4 chromosome 12, palm_55x_up_171113_PBpolish2nd_filt_p, whole genome shotgun sequence genome has a window encoding:
- the LOC103713706 gene encoding acetolactate synthase 1, chloroplastic, producing MASTKAAPAAAVNPSAIHRSPPPSFATRRLLSAIPRLLSVSATAPSLRRSISVSAAAHPSAASPTPTPATAAPSPLRRFFSDEPRKGADILVEALEREGVSDVFAYPGGASLEIHQALTRSPSITNHLLRHEQGEVFAASGYARSTGLPGVCIATSGPGATNLVSGLADALLDSVPMVAITGQVPRRMIGTDAFQETPIVEVTRSITKHNYLVLDVDDIPRIVKEAFFLASSGRPGPVLVDIPKDIQQQLSVPVWDPPLRLPGYLSRLPKAPARPLLDQILRLVSESSRPVLYVGGGCSSSGDELRRFVELTGIPVTTTLMGLGNYPSADELSLRMLGMHGTVYANYAVDKADLLLAFGVRFDDRVTGKLEAFASRAKIVHIDIDPAEIGKNKQPHVSICADMKLALDGMNALLEESGLHQKLDFSAWREELDHQKKEYPLSYKTFGDQIPPQYAIQVLEELTNGEAIISTGVGQHQMWAAQYYSYKKPRRWLSSAGLGAMGFGLPAAAGAAVGNPGVTVVDIDGDGSFLMNVQELAMIRVENLPVKVLVLNNQHLGMVVQWEDRFYKANRAHTYLGNPANESEIYPDLVAIAKGFNIPAARVTQKADVREAIREMLETPGPYLLDVVVPHQEHVLPMIPSGGAFKDIIIEGDGRTAY from the coding sequence ATGGCGTCTACGAAGGCGGCGCCAGCCGCAGCGGTGAACCCTTCCGCCATCCATCGCTCCCCTCCGCCCTCCTTCGCCACCCGCCGCCTCCTCTCGGCCATCCCCAGACTCCTCTCCGTCTCCGCCACCGCCCCCTCCCTCCGGAGATCCATCTCCGTCTCCGCCGCGGCCCACCCCTCCGCTGCCTCCCCTACCCCCACCCCCGCCACCGCTGCCCCCTCCCCTCTCCGCCGCTTCTTCTCTGACGAGCCCCGCAAGGGCGCGGACATCCTTGTCGAAGCCCTCGAGCGCGAGGGCGTCTCCGACGTCTTCGCGTACCCTGGCGGCGCCTCCTTGGAGATCCACCAGGCCCTCACCCGCTCTCCCTCCATCACCAACCACCTCCTCCGTCACGAGCAGGGCGAGGTCTTCGCCGCCTCCGGCTACGCCCGCTCCACCGGCCTCCCCGGCGTCTGCATCGCCACCTCCGGCCCCGGCGCCACTAACCTGGTCTCCGGCCTCGCCGACGCCCTCCTCGACTCCGTCCCCATGGTCGCCATCACCGGCCAGGTCCCCCGCCGCATGATCGGTACCGACGCCTTCCAGGAGACCCCCATCGTCGAGGTCACTCGCTCCATCACCAAGCACAACTACCTCGTCCTTGACGTCGACGACATTCCCCGCATCGTAAAAGAAGCGTTTTTCCTCGCCTCCTCCGGCCGCCCGGGCCCCGTGCTCGTCGACATCCCGAAGGACATCCAGCAGCAGCTCTCCGTCCCCGTCTGGGATCCACCGCTCCGCCTCCCCGGCTACCTCTCCCGCCTTCCCAAGGCCCCCGCCCGCCCCCTGCTCGACCAGATCCTCCGCCTCGTCTCCGAGTCCAGCCGCCCGGTCCTCTATGTCGGCGGTGGCTGCTCGAGCTCGGGCGACGAGCTCCGCCGCTTCGTCGAACTGACTGGAATCCCCGTCACAACCACTCTAATGGGTCTTGGGAATTACCCGAGTGCCGATGAGCTCTCTCTGAGGATGCTGGGAATGCACGGGACTGTGTACGCCAACTATGCTGTCGATAAAGCTGATCTCTTGCTGGCCTTCGGAGTCAGATTTGACGACCGGGTGACTGGAAAGCTCGAAGCTTTTGCGAGCAGGGCGAAGATTGTGCACATCGACATCGATCCGGCCGAGATCGGGAAGAACAAGCAGCCCCATGTGTCGATCTGTGCCGATATGAAGCTGGCGTTGGATGGGATGAATGCATTGCTGGAGGAGAGCGGCCTTCATCAAAAGCTCGACTTTTCTGCTTGGAGGGAGGAGCTAGATCATCAGAAGAAGGAATACCCTTTGAGCTACAAGACTTTTGGGGATCAGATTCCTCCCCAGTATGCAATTCAGGTGCTTGAAGAATTGACGAATGGGGAGGCCATCATCAGCACCGGCGTCGGGCAGCACCAGATGTGGGCCGCACAGTATTACAGCTACAAGAAGCCTCGCCGGTGGCTGTCATCTGCTGGATTGGGGGCGATGGGCTTCGGGCTGCCAGCAGCagcaggggcggccgtcggTAACCCGGGGGTCACTGTTGTCGACATCGACGGCGATGGGAGTTTTCTCATGAATGTCCAGGAGCTGGCGATGATTCGGGTGGAGAATCTCCCTGTGAAGGTCTTGGTGTTGAACAACCAGCACTTGGGCATGGTTGTGCAGTGGGAGGATCGCTTCTACAAGGCCAACAGGGCACATACTTACTTAGGGAACCCAGCAAATGAATCAGAGATATATCCAGATCTGGTGGCTATTGCAAAGGGATTCAACATACCCGCCGCCCGGGTGACACAGAAGGCTGATGTCAGGGAGGCGATCAGGGAGATGCTGGAGACACCAGGGCCTTACTTGTTGGATGTTGTCGTGCCGCACCAGGAGCATGTCTTGCCTATGATTCCAAGTGGTGGTGCATTCAAAGATATCATAATTGAAGGAGATGGGAGAACAGCATATTAG